DNA from Oxyura jamaicensis isolate SHBP4307 breed ruddy duck chromosome 4, BPBGC_Ojam_1.0, whole genome shotgun sequence:
TTACTCAATTCACGTGTAAAAATGGAAGCTTAGCCAAATGACAGCTGAAAGATAAAActctttggaaataaataaaaagaaacaacttgGGGTGGGCTTTTACCTCTTACACTAACTTCAGTCAGAGGTGGGGGTATTTTAGTAGGTGTTAAGGCCAGAGTTCATGTATTAATGAATACAGGCCATCAGGCTGTGTCCAGACAAATCCTCCTTACCTCTCATCAGCATTTCGATTGTTAAGAGACCATCGGGAACTGCAATGGAGAACAATGCATACAACTAAAAGCCAGAAGCTGGACGTAtgtttcagggggaaaaaaaagcaccccTGCATCCGTCCCTCCTCACACgggacttttttttaatttaatttgaagttTAGCATCTATGTCACATCCCACACTTCCTAGCCTTTCCTAAACGTTAGTTTTATTTGGCACAGAAGAGTGCTCCAAGCAACTGCCTCGCCAGTCTTCAGAAACTGAGACTCTTCTGTCTGAAGCAAGGCAACAGAAGAGAGGTGAGGACTGCACGCCTGTGTAACAGCGAGCAGTGCTCAGCCCTGTTGTTGATGTCCAAAAGCCATTGAAGACCTGAAGATTGCTTGCTTTTTAGTCTTTCCACAGGCTGATGAGCTCTCTCACCCGCTATACCCAACTGCATCCTACCCAATTATTTACAAGCTATGATACAGTTTACAGCAACACTCAGAAATAAACCCTCTCAGACTCAATATGAATCACTgaagaaggggaggggaggggacggTCTCTTCACAAAGTGTCATAGTCATCATCGTCTTCATGCTTCCTCTTCAAGGGATTTGTTTCATTAGCTGTATTCTGCGATGAGACCATATTTGTAGTAATAAGAATGTTCTTTGGTCCAATTAATGAAGGATTAATTAGGACATTCTGAACTGTCGGTGTAGTTGGTGtggctgtgaaagaaaaaaagtaattaaataaacGGTTTGGAAAATGATTTTCCCACACTAAAACCAAACTTCCAATCTCCGAACTATTCCGCTAAAAAGAACACAAGAAGCGGTGCTGCTCTGAGAAGGCAGCGTCCTGCAGCGTCCTGCAGCGTCCTGCAGCGGGCATTTTACCTGCTTTGACCGTTGTCTGAGAAGACGGGATCTGCACGGTGAACCTCTGACCAGTCAGCGACACGGGGGTGCCGACTTTTGTTGAGACAGACACTGTTTGTGCTGAAGGTGTAcctaaaatttaaaacaattcagTCAAAAGGTAGGAAAACGCACGTTTCTAAGCCTGCTTTCAGAACAGAACTGTTTTCACAGCAATGAGACCACACAGGAACGCACTGACACCGCATACTCAGGAGTCAGATTTTCAGGCAAGACAGCATGTTTACCACAACCACCGATAGTCTGGGCTAGCTACAAACGCACGCATCAACAGCGAGGTGCTCGTGCTCAGTCACTGTTTTGTCAACcctttaaaaatggattttatttactGCCGTTTGTAGCGCCATGTAGCACttacattgaagaaaaaaactcaTTTGTTTCTTGAACAGTCTCTTCACACACAGAAATGAtcagaaatacaggaataaaAACAGGCCAGTTACAGGTACAAATACCAGATTACGACCCTCTTCTTGAAATGAACTTAGGCTGTTATTAAGGTGACAAATACCACCAAGTTCAGGTGGCACCCAACACTAGCAGTGCTTGAAGCAGGCTTTAAAAACATCCCCCGAGCCTTTTGCCTTCATAAAATCAACATAAGAAACCCCCCAGGGATCTGTTTCTTACCTAAAGTAGGTGTGCTGGgcctgctgctcacagcaccGACACTCAGGCGAGGAACTGTTATTCTTCCTGCAGAGGAAGACACCTGGCAAGTGAGAATATTGAGTTAACATCACGTTAGGAAGTAACAGTTCTTAACGTGAAAGTAAGAAGTGGTTCCTCCTGCAAGACTACGGACAGCTTATTTCACAGCAATAATTGGTTAGATCACAATTTGTACTTGAACACAAAGTTCTAAAAGTCTTTGCGGTGTGAACACCACGGATGTGAGCTGGAGGGCTCGTGGCTCCATACTAATGCCTTACCctacttctgtgtttttcaagCTGATGTATGACTTGAAAACGTTGCTTTAAGCCTAAGGAGACTCACTTTTGCATACACCTGTCCTACTGAGGTGTGAAAAACCCAGGCCCGGTATCTCTCCCGACACACCATGTGCACGTTTGGTGCACGCCGCCCTGCCGACCCCTCACCTTCTTCTGCAGGGACTTAAGCCTGTAGTTGGGCGCTGTCAGGCAGTATCTGTCTGGCGGCAGCCTGGGCCCGGAGTACGGCTTTATCAGCGGCAGCGGCGTCTGGTTCTTCTGCCTGGCGATGTCTAGGAGGAACTGAGGGCACGCGGTGAGCTCCGGGCCGCCGGCGGGGCCCCGCGCCGTGCCCGCCCGCCGCACTTACATCGCGGGGCGGCGGCGAGGTGAAGGACTGGTCGGTGCGGCACTGGATGGCCAGCCGCACGTCCTCGGCGTCCACGCTCGGCTTCTTGGCGTGGCTCGAGTACACCTTGGCGTCCTCCAGGATGGTGGTCACGTACCCTGCGGGCACACGGCCGCTCGctgccgccccccggcccccgcccgcccgcagccccgcccggcccggccccgccgctcacGGTAGGCGAACTCCAGCATCTGGTTGATGACGCGCGGCTCGTACTCCGTGATGCCCATGTCCTTCAGGATCTGCGCCATCACCTGCGGGACAGaggcacggctcggcacggctcggcgcTCAGCCCTCGGCCcggcgcggcgcggccccgcggTACCTGCGCGTCTTTGGGCGCACTCTTGGGAGACGCCATCTTGGCCGGCTCCATGGcttccacccccctccccccgcagCCCGCTTCCGGCCACGTGACCGGgcgccgggcgggcggcgggagTTGCCATGGAGACGCGGCCTGGCTGGGAGGGGCCCTTGGCGCTCGCCGCCGTCcggcctttatttatttatttattaaagcgGTGCGGAAATTAACtgtagtttttaaataaagatacCTGTGACAACAACGTGACACACCAAAGCATGACCAGCTCAGGGAATTGCCCCCCACGCTTCATTAATGCCCCCCTCAGCCCAGCGATGAAGCGGCCGGGCTGTTACCTCACTCAGGACGTCTCACAACTCGTTAAATGTCGGCATCCCCAGGATTAAAGAGAGCCGAGAGTTCTGGCAGCACAGCTTTTAAAGCTTGTTTTCATAGCTTAGAAGCTCCAGAGGATCTTTATATAAATTCCATGCAAGTCTCGTCAGAAGTTCCTCTCTCGCTGTCcaagggaaaacagaacaacaacaacaaaaattggTTTCATGTCATTTGGGCCAACACGGGGATTAGCAGCATACCAGAGGCTGCAACAGCGTTGTCATTGGGTGCCATGATCCAAATGAAGCAAGGTCTGGAGAAAGAACGGCATCCACGTCAGGCCAACTGCTGTAACGGGGAGGGGAGGCCAACCTCTTGTCAGAGCAGGGAGAAATAAACAGCTGTTAAATGGTTCACGCCTATCACACACTGCGAAACAGTCCAGCAGCAGACTCTGTTTCTCATCCATACGGAGGATGGCATTTAACACCTGGAAGCAGGGAACTCAACCTACACGGCTGTAAATGCAGTGTTCAAACCCACCCTGGGCTCCCTCagtatttaattaaatggtGGCTATCAGCAAACCCCAGACGTGGGACctgagggctgtgctgggttCAGCAGGGCAGGGGTCCCCGTGCTGGGTTCGGCAGGGGGCCAAGCCGCAGACGTGTGCTGGGTGTGGGGAGCAGCTTGCCAGCGCAGCCCCACGGGGACCCCAGAAGCACAACGCCCCGCACGGTTGCTTGGACACAGCCTGGACTTTGGCACAAGGCCCTTCGGAAAGAGCCTGGACGCAGCCCAAGCAGCTGCCTGTCAGCCCCGAGCTGTGGCGTGGCGGTGGGTGCGGGTGCTTCAGGCATGATGTGGCCTTCCACGAGCGGGACGGGCTCCGCACGGGTTTGCTGTGGAGGGGATGGGCCTGGCACGGGCCCCTTTGCTCTCAggagggcagaggcagccccacagcagccgTGGTGGCTCGAGGAGCTGTAAGCCCACATCTAGCACGTGCCAGCACCAGTGCTGGACGTGCAAACGgccagagagctgctgctgctgcggcgcTTTGGCTGGAAGTACTGTAGCATTGTAGTCCAAGTCATTTGACTTTCATGAGTCATAGTATGTTACACAAAAACATCCTGCTAGGAGGGAATGAAGGATGAATTCCAGACACTGACCTtagacaacaaacaaaacccactttttcccctcattttggGAAAGAGGGGGAGGGGAGCTTTTCCACCACAGACAAGACTCAGGCTGTGGATTAGGCTGGAACTCGGCATCATCAGGCCATCTGCTGTCCCTGCCATTTATTCCCGATGCATTAGAAAAGCAAGGTACTTCATATTGCCGATGGGCTCCGGGTTTACCTCAGAGAGCAGCCCAAGGGGCTCCCCTCCCGGCTGTCACCGcgctccccaggcagccctgctACACGAGGCAACTTTTCAGGCCGAGCAGCATGAGCGAGAGCTGTGGCCACTCACAGCATGGAAAGCTGTGGCCAGGAGAAGATGCAGAGAGCCGGATTCCCCAAGGGAGACATTTGTCCCCGAGGCCACAGATACCTTCTGTGTGGGCAGCCGAGTAGCCACTGCCTGCAACAgatctgctgctgagctggacTGGGGCTGCTTGGCCACGAAAGCTTCCTCCTCACCACCAGTCCTCTGGGGCACGCGGGCCCCGGCACTGCTATGAATGCCTGTGTTCAGCTCGCTGTGGGCGCTCCACATGCTGGCCGAATAAAAGAGCAGTCACCGTTCATCTCGGCCCAGACACTGAGGTTTCTTTCAGCATTACAAAACAGGAAACTGGGTCACGGCGTGGCCAGGCCGAGCGCTGGCTCCTCCGTCTGTCACCGCTGAACTGGGGACATTCATCCGAGGTGACTGTCTCCCAGCTGGGAGCGATCTGCTCAAATAAAACAGGCCGACAGCCGCCCATTGTTGAGCCTGTGCACTGCCCATAGCTCTGCCCAGGGTGTGCTGTTTAAATCCCCACCAACAGAGTCAGGTGGTGGGGATTTCTCTGCAGGTTTTCTAGAGGTGTTTAAGGTGCAGCAAAGCACAGCCTTTGCACACAgacagcttttttgttttttaggtaTTGGGTTGCcgaaatgtctttaaaaaaaaaacaaaaaacaaacaaacaaaaaaaacagccagtGCTTCTGCCTCTTGGAAATGGCAGCAGAAATCCTGCTAGCGTTCAAACCAAAGCTCTGTCAGCATAATGCAGTGACTGTTCAGCACTGACCTTTTAAGCTCAAATCCCACAGCATTTGGCTCCGCAATATGCTGGCTTTTGAATAGTTCTTCAGacaagaaaaactgcaaagagTAGAAGTCCaaggaagagggaagagaagaggctTATTTCGTGCTGGGTACCCCACTCACTTCATCCAGCGGCCAAGTTCCTGAGATATGGAAGAATTTCCAAGGAGCGTGGCAGGACGCATCGTGCTCTCAAACCAAGCAGTGACTGCAGTGTCTCTGATGCCGAGCATCGCTGCGCTCTCCTGCCACAAGCAGATAACCTCCAGCTTCCTGGAGTCTTGCCTTGCTTTCTCTAGCACTGGCCCCATTTCCCCTTGCCTCCCCCACACTGGTGCTTCCAGCTTGTAACCTCTGATTTCTTCTGAAGTGGAAAGTAAATTAAGGCTAAATGTCAGATTGTCTCGTTTGGAAGACGCATGCTCAAATAAAGGCTTTCCCATCCTGACTGAACCAGCTCATCACAGCAGTCAGTAATTTCTCACTCTGTGGCATCTGCTGAGGCGGGGCTCAAGTGGGAAGGGCCCTAAGTAAACACAGAAAGTTGTGGAACTGGCCCAAAAGGGCTGATTAAATTTCCACCATCGAAGAACAGTTTTAACTCACCGGGTAAGTACAGGCACCTTCTTGCAGGttaaggagaaaagcagagcgAGGGGTGCACATTTAGTGCAGCATCATGAGCAGTCGGGGTGTAGGCGGGGAAGACGGATTGCAGCATGCCGGGCAGCATGGGAAGCAGCCACAAGAAATCAAACAGCTCCAACTGACGTCCTCAGAAATCGTGCTGCATGACAGGGCGCTCTGGCAGAACCCATACTGGCGTAATTCTAGCAACCTAAGCATTCTGCCACCTGTTGTGGGTTAAAATCTGGGTAGATGCTGGAGATGGTGACTGGAAGGCTATAAGGCTATAAGGCTTTCCTTTTGGCTTCTCACCACACGTTTTCTGAGAAGtgtttgtaatattttaggAGATCTGGGAGAATGcaagggcaggcagcagaggataGAAGGCATTCACCTTCTCCCTGGTTTGTGAAACAGGCAAACACAGAGTCTAGATCACCAGGGGCTGTCCCAAGCCCTGCCTGATCTCACAAAAAAAGCGTTGAAGAAATGGCAGTGTGGTGCGCAGACATCTCTTAGAAACAAGAGGACAGTATTGTGCTGAAATGcaagccctgtccctgccagtCCTCTGATCAACTGTTCCTGTGCTACACCCGATGATGTTCGCCTCACCTGCTTTTAGACAACTGCAGAGATGGAGTTCACGTTATTTCCTATTCCTCCCCCTTCATTCTAAAGGGGAGTAAAGCCTCATTGTGCTGACTCGGGTGGAAAATGTTGTCAGTCTGCTGGGAAAGTCGTTTCCTTACAAAGGCAGCTCCTGCAACCCACTGAAGTGCTGAatttcagcctgttttcaaCCACCTGCTGTTCAGCACGGCCTCCAGTCAGCGTCCCTGCACTAGTCTCAGAGGAAGAACAACCTGCGAGGGATTGAACTCGTAATTTGGACAGGATTTAGGGCTGCAGGCTCACagaagcaggagagcagcactggCTGCACCCTCTCTCGCCGAGTCCTGAAGGCAGAATAAAGCCATCCTTTAAGGAATAAAAGGCTATGTACCCTTCATGGTATGAGACGAAACCTAAGCAGTGATAAATCCACTGCAGTTTGGACAAAAATAGCTGGAAGAAAGAAGTAAATCTGCATGTTCCTGCTCTGCATGGAAATGCCTGCCTGGCTGGAACCTGGTGTCCTCTTCCTTGTCcaatgtagagaaaaaaaaaaaaaagtaatggttTGAGAAATAGCAGCCAGTTTTGTTGCCCACAGGTGCAGCAGACTGGGGACACAGGTGGTAAGGGGTAAGGGTGTGCATCTTTCCCTGATTTTCAAGTCGTCAAAACCCTCTGGGACACCTGCCTGGCACACCTTCCTCATCCACAGGCAACCAGACAGGTTTAAGTTGTGCACTTCAAACAACTTTTCATCCAGAATGATTGCTTTAAAGACAGCTATTCATGATGCTCAGTAACCACACTGAACttgtttcttcagctgaaattacGTGCTCTATGAATGACTGGTCCTGAATAAAGTTAAAATCCACAAAAACACGCAAGCCGGTAGTCAAATTTGAAtacatttgtattatttattggctgtattaaatatattatctaTTTGATAGTTACAATTTAGTAATACAATGCATGGCAGCTTTAACATAAGTTTGAGATACCTCAAAATTacaatacaagaaaaatgaagataccTAATACATTAATGCCACTAGGGTATATCGTTCTGGAATGGATAACAGCTGATGTAAAATCGGTATTTCGGCAGGTTTCCCGGCATTCTTCCtggaaacacaaatattttgtggcAATTACAGAGgatctttattttactttttaggAGTCATGACTTGTTAGTATTTACTTTGCAATtctaatttatcttttaaaattatcagaaaaagTATTGCCAAATAAATCTCTACAAACTTCGTTCTTAGAGTTAAAGAAGTAACCCTTTGGCAATAGAGATTTGCTGAAGGCAGTCTTATTTACTAAAAGTAGACTAGGAAGGGGAAGGCAGATTGTAAACCCTTCTGCAAACTAAAGACACTAATTTCTGTATAAAACTCTTTTGAACAGTGGAGGGAGAGATTTCTATGATATAATAAATGATTAACTTAAAGTTCTGCTACAAGTAGAACAATACATTCAAACATACATTTTCCAGGacttttaatcaaaataaatagagTACAAAATGAAGagtacattttgaaaagattaaTTTCAGATTGCACCATAAATCTACTTTTAAGAGTATTAAGCGATACTATGTCATAATTTAGGTTTTCCACATCTGAAATACAACACAATGCCTCAAACTATAACGCAACATTATTCATCAACTGCCATAGGAGAAAGACCCTTAAAGTGATTAATTACTGGAAATACTTCGCCTGTAGCACTAGCACATCCAACATTCCACGTACAGGTGCATCGCTCTGATGGATATAGTGTAGCCGCAGTCTTTGCAAATATAACGCTAAATCTGCCTTTCTAGGGCATATGTCAATGCTATCATGAAGACccattctgaaacattttctaaactTGCGAGTTCCAGCTTTCAAAATCTTTGATAAAAAGAAGAGAGCCGTCAGGCTCGCCTTTAGATACTCGTAAGCAGATTTAACAAGAACAGTCATATGTAGTGCACAGTGTCCACAAAAAAATACCCCCCAGACAACCAGGACGCGTTTCAGAAAAGTTCATAGCAGGCTGAACATTCCCATCTAGAAAACAATGGAATGTGAAGCTGCTACCACTGGGATAGCAAGTCATTTAAAACATTGTATAAATGTTATCTAAAAAGAGTTCTTTCATGTACAATTTGATAATCAGATTAAGATAGAAGGGCATCCAAAAGCAgtttgaacttttatttttaggttaATAATAGTACAAAAACATTTGCTCAGTTTGAGCCAAATAGTGTAACATTTATCATAAATGCACTCTTTCTCCTTAAAGACAATACCtgtgcttttctgaaaacactgcaaagaTTTAATCAGAAGCACAGGAAATTACTTTTCTCTCAGGCACTGAGAGTGAAATGTGGATTGGGCCAACAACTGCTCACcaacagcagaaagcatttcattcagaaatgtaCAATACAAAAGGGGCCTTTCTGCAACGTTACATACAAATGCAATCGCAGTATGTACATTACATCCTGCTAACATTTTGTCTAGCATTTTGATTAAAACTCTAAAAATGCTGGCACCCTCTACTTTAACGCTTGAAATGATTATTACTGAatccaaaatattaaaataactgtAAAGTAGTAATACCGCTAAGTCAAAGTCAATACTCTGCTTTCCTTCTACAGTATATTAAATGTGGTATGCTCTAGTAATGTCTTGCAATACAGAACTGCTCTAAGCTTAAGCATTTgtgctgctgtatttcatgTATACCAAACTACGATACCTGATTAAACATTGCTGATCTGCTACCACTGGTCTAGTTGTACTTGAAAAGGACTTGCTCCAGGAACGCCTTCTCTCTCTAACTGGCCAAAGGCCCCGCTTGGATTCGGAGAGAGGAAGAATGTGCACACACACCCGTGTGCATGATAAGgcagtttttgctgttttattaacAGCTAACCCTGATTACAGAGGACCCAGGATTACCCTTTCTACAAGAAATCTGTGTTCAGTATTTGGAAAGGATCTGCCAACCCAGCCTCACTGTTAGCCAGCAGCAAAAGTGGAAATGCATGTATCTATACATCCCCACCTAGGATTTTAATTAGAACTAACCATAAATACCCGAAATAGCTTCTGTACAAAAAGCTGAGTACTGAATAGGCTCTCGTCTACTTGATTACAAAGTACTGaataacaacagcaaataaaatagcaaCCACTGCAAAGCCACAAAGAAGAACGATAGCAA
Protein-coding regions in this window:
- the TAF9B gene encoding transcription initiation factor TFIID subunit 9B gives rise to the protein MEPAKMASPKSAPKDAQVMAQILKDMGITEYEPRVINQMLEFAYRYVTTILEDAKVYSSHAKKPSVDAEDVRLAIQCRTDQSFTSPPPRDFLLDIARQKNQTPLPLIKPYSGPRLPPDRYCLTAPNYRLKSLQKKVSSSAGRITVPRLSVGAVSSRPSTPTLGTPSAQTVSVSTKVGTPVSLTGQRFTVQIPSSQTTVKAATPTTPTVQNVLINPSLIGPKNILITTNMVSSQNTANETNPLKRKHEDDDDYDTL